The DNA sequence AGTGCGGCGACATGGTCTGGAAGGTGCGGATCTTCGCGTCTTAAGACCTGGTTGACCTTGGAATTTCCGTCGAGGATGATGGCGATGGACCACTGCTCATGGTTAACGCCAAGACAGGGCTCGAAGAGATGAGAGAACGGGCCGTGGCCGACATCGTGCAACAGGGCGGTGGCGAGCAGGGCCTGGCGCGCCCTTTGGATTTTCTCCGCGGCGCTTTCACGCGCCAGGCGTTTATGCACCAATTGCATCAAATGGGTGACGCCCAGGCTGTGGGCGAACCGCGTGTGATCCGCGCCCGGATAGGTGAAGTTGCTTACCCCCAGTTGATGAACGCGCCTGAGCCGCTGGACTTCGGGGCAGTTGATGAGATCGATTAACCAACCGTCCGTCTTTCGATCAATCGCGATGTAGTTATACAGCGGGTCGCGAAAAAGCTTGTCCGCCATGCTGCCCCTCCATCGCTAGTTCCCCGTGTATTCCAGCACCCGCCGGGCCAGCGCCAGCGCTTTTTGACTACGGTCGTCACTGGCGGACACTTTCTTGAAAGCGCACGCTTCTTCGAGAGCGCGCTCCCAATCCCCTGTCTGTCCGTAGAAAAAGTGGATAGTTGAGCCGAGCTCTAACTGCCAGAGATCTTGTGAGATCAAGGTGGTGGCGAGTGTCCTATAGGGGTCCATGGACTGATCGGCGGCCCGATCAAGTAACGCCTGGGTCCCGGGGGCGAGTTTATAGCTATACTGTATGCCCCAATCCTGAGAACTGGTGGTTTCATCGATCAGGCGGGCGGCAACCATCTCGTCACAGGCATCCGCGACATCGCGTGAATAGGGCCCAAAGTGATGGAGCGTGTAGGCGCAATTGAGGTTGCAACCCGCCTGCTGCAGGAAATAGATCACTTTCTGCAAGCGCTTGCGCCCCTGCACCCCGGACTCACCCGCCCAGGATAATATAGTCGCCAGTTGCAATCGATTCATGGTTACCCCGTCCTAACGTATTCATGATTACCAGCCTACCACCATTTGTCAACCGAAATCTACGCCCGGCACAATTATTAGTATTCGCAACAACAATACTCAGGCGGCCATCCGGTATTTCAGGCGTTCGACGTCCATCGCGAAGCCTTTGAGAAGGTACGCCGTGAGCACCGTGCTGGCCCGGCGCCGGAACTGCGCCCCGCGCGGCGAGCGCACGCGATAGCCCACCGCCAGCATGGCGTCGAGGTTGCAGAGGGTGAGCGGCCGCCGTACCTGCCGCGCGCCTTCGGTTTGAACTTCCGAGGATTCCTCGGTAGTTGCCTCCCGGCTTAATTCGCCATCCGCGTAGATGTTCTTGAGGTGTAGGCCGATGTTGTCCGTACTGACGTTGAACAGTTCGGCCATCGCCCGTTGGGTGAGCCACACCGTCTGCCTGTCGGCGCGTAGCTGGATCCGGCTCTGGCCATCTTCGGACGTGTAGAGGATAATCTCGCTCATATTTCCGCCGCCTCCAGGCTGGTTATGAGCGGCATCAGGCCGACGTTGGAATCACACATGACCGTATCGACCGAATCACCGAGAAATAGGCTTCGAATTACCGATATCTTCCCGTTCCCGGGAGCCGCCCGCCGCACCCTCCGCCGGGATCACGGCAGACCGGTGATCCAGGCTCAAGCCTGGGAGTATACACGACTCAATCAGCGATAGTCCTTTTCGGCGTTCACGGTCACCCCCTCCCCACGCCGGTATTTTCGCACCCCCTTGACAAAAACATCATATACCGGCTACCCTGCTGTCAGGCCAACATTATTATCATACGTGAGGGTGATAATCATGCATCTACAGCATTCGCCATCTTCCCAGGCAAACCGGCAGGCCGTGCTTCCGCGTGTCACCGCGCCGCCATCCGCCTCGTGCGACCCGTCTCACCTTTTTGCCATCTGAATACGCATCCATGGAGACCCGGGGCATGTTGACTGCTTTTTCACTGCTGATTGCGTCCGCCGTGTCAACGACCGGCGCCAAACCGCTCGGTTCGGCCTCCCCCTTCGACGCGCTCACCACTCGGCAGGCGGATACGCGGGCGGTGTACGACCGCCTCAGCTACCGCGCCGCCATCGAGACCCTCGCTCATGAGCCCGAACTCCAGGAACCATTGATGCGGAAGGTGGAAATCCAGATTTCGGTGCGCGGCGACACGCGCCTTATTACCGTGACCGCTTCAGATCGGGTCGAAGCGCAGGAGCGGCGAGAAAACGGCGTCGCGCTTCCCCCCGGAATATCGGTCCGCAATGTCCCCCAGATCCGGCGCTTCCTGCTGGCGCCGGACCACACCGTCGCCTGGCTCGACGCCTCGGCGCCGGTGGCGCACTGGTATCGCGCCGAAAACTGGCGGAACCCCGAGCAGGACTATATGCGGAGGCTGGCCATGTATTGGTCCGACGCTGATCTGAGAACACGCTGCTTCGGAACCTCGGTTCCGATTGGCGAGTTGATTGGCCTGGCCCCGGAATACTCGACCTGGCGTGCGGAAATCCAGGACGACGGCCTCCTGCGCGCCACGCGGACACCAAAGGACGAAGAGGACTCCAGTCCGGACATGATTATGCTGCTGGATCCGGAAACCGGCCTGATGCGGGAAACCTCCCTGAATTCCGGCCCGGGCAACCGCGCCGAGTACCGCGTAACGTACACCCCGCTGGAGCATCGCGCCGGCGCCATTCCCGTACCCGCCACGTATGAACAGATCGCGTACACCCGGGAGAATCGCACGCCGACGGCTACAACCCGCATCACCTTCTCCAACTTCCGGGACGAATCCGATCAGCCCGAGCACACCATCGCCGACCTGGGGATGCCGGAGGGCTGTGAGCTGCAGCAGATGCGGCAATCGGGCGGCCCCCTGTTCTGGGAGTGGAACGATGGCGACCTGCGTAAACTCCAGGAATCGAAAATATTGAAGGGGCAGCGTAGGGCCAATTGACCTGAAACAACCGCGCCGGTGGGATCGAAGCTTCCCGAATCGATACGCGGAGTAATCAAGGGGTGTCCTTTCGTGCGTTCGCGCAACAAGAATCTGGTCCTGTTCGTGGGGCTGTTGGCGGCAATCGCCGCGATCCTGGCGCTCTCGCTCCAGTTTCCGACTTCCGAACCCGCGCCCGGCGATACGGACATCCCCCCAACCGCCTCCGCCACGCCGGAGATGACCCCCGACGCCACGCCGGATGGCGCGCCCAGCGAGGAAGCGCCACCGGTTCCCCCGGATCCGGATATGACGCCCCCGTACCTGCTCCGCGTCCGCGCGTTGATGCCGGATGGCGGGCCCGCGGAGGGCGCCGCGATCCATGTGCTGCGCGCGTTGGCGGACAGCGCGGACTCCGGAGCGGACGCCGTCCCCGTGCTGGAAGCGGATATGAATGGCGAGGCCGTCCATCGCTTTGCCGATCCGGGGCCCTTTATCGCCTGGTGCGTCCTCGACAGCCACGCCGCCGAGGCCCGATTCGATTTCCGGCGCAACGCCGCCGTCCACCTCGACCTGGTGCTTGGCCTCGCCGCGCGCGTCGCGGGCCGGACGGTGGACGCCGCGGGTCGCGGGCTGCCGGATGTCCGGGTGGACGGGCTGCTCCGGGGAGAAACCGCCGAGAGCGCGGTATCGGATGGCTCGGGGCGATTCGCGTTTTCGCGGGCCGTACCGCTGCCGGTCCGGCTGCGCGGCGAGGCCGAGGGCTATCCGCCCGTGGTGATCGAGCATACGGAACCCGGCGCGGAGGCCGTATTGCGCTTTACCCGGGGCGGCCAGCTTCTGGCGACGGTGCTGGATCGCGATTCCGGCGCGCCCGCCGGCGCCTTCCCCCTCGGTTTGCGCCCCGCAGTAAATTCCGGCCTGCCCGCCTACGCCGGTGTGGCGGACCGGGCGGGCGTCGTGCGGATCGACACGATCGCCGCCGGAACCTACACGCTCCACGCGAACGATCCCGCGCGGGCGCTCTCGAATCCCGGTGCAAGCGTCGCCATTGTGGACGGCGAAACGGCGCGCATCGAAATCCTGGTGGAGCCGGGCGGTCGAATCGGCGGGCGCGTGTTCGACGAACAGACCGGGGCCGGGATTTCCGGGGTTCAGGTCCTGGTGACCTACCTTGGCGACACCGGCCGCACCGTTGCCGCGCCGGTGACCGGGTCCGGTGGAGATTTCGAGGCGGCCAGCCTGCCCGCCGGCCCGTACACGGTCGGTATCAAGAATGTGCCCCCGCGCTATGGCGGCCAGACCCACGAGCACGCCATCGTGGAAACGCGCGAACTCGCGCTGGAGCCGGGCGAACAGAAGGGCGGCATATTCTTTCCCCTGCGGGCGCGCACCCCGCTCGAGGGCCGGGTCGAGTTTACCGGCGGACTCCCCGCGCCGGGGGCGACCGTCTCCGCGTCGGTCCCGGCGGGCGTTGGCGCGCCGCCTGGCGCCGTCTCCTGGGCTGTCGAAACGGTCTCCGGTCCGGATGGCCGCTTCGCGTTGTACGACGTCCCGGAAAAACCGCTCACCCTGCGCGCGCAGTGGCGCGGCTTTGCGAGCGATGTGCTCGGCCCGTTGTCGCCCGCGGCGCGTCAGCAATCGGAAATCGTGTTGACCCTGGAAGAACAGCCCACCGGCACGCTTGCGGGACAGGTGCTGGACGCGGACGGGCAGCCGGTTCGCGCGCACGTACGCGCCGCCATTACCGGCGGTCAAACCGGCAGCGGCGCCCGCCTCGCGGCCACGACGGGCGCGGATGGGCGTTTCCTCTTCACCGAAGCCCCGGCCGGCGAGTACGAATTCCTGTATGGCGCGCGACGAAGCGGCCTCGTGGATTACAGCCATTCGGACGGCCCCTACGCGTTGAACCCCGGGCAGACGCTGACCGGGATTACGCTCCACCTCACCCGCGATGGCCTCGCGCTGACGGGCGTCGTTCGCAACAGCCAGGGGGAATTGCTCCCGAACTACATGATTGACGTGGAAGGCTGGGTGGAGGAAGAAGGGTTCCGGCCGTTCAGCACCGCCATCACCGACGATGCCGGTCGCTTCATCGTCGAGAACCTCGCCGAAGGCGAATACCAGCTCCGCCCCTACGGCTCGAATCCGGGAAACTGGCGCATGCGGGTCATGGCGGGCGAAGAGATAGAGATTGTGCTGCCCGACGCCGCCGCGCAAGACCCGCCACCCTGATCGACCAGGGCCAGAAACCGGCCTTTGCCCTGCTCACCCGCCCCCCGCGAATCATCGCTGAGCAGCCGATCATGACGCGTTGCCTAACCAAAATGGACGGCGGCTTCGCCGCCTGGCAGGCGGGGACGCCCACCACGGCGCGTCTTCGACCTGCGCTCCCAGCCTTTGACGCTTCCTGGTTTGGGTATGCCGTAATCTGGTTTGTGTGAGGCCATTGTGGTGATGCTGTGTTGTAAATTGTCGGAGCAGGTACGCCGAGAGCACCGTGCAGGCCCGGCGCCGAAACTGCGCCCCGCGCGGCGAGCGGACCCGGTAGCCCCGCCAGAATGACGTCGAGGTTGTACAGGGTGAGCGGCCGCCGCACCTGCCGCGCGCCTTCGGTTTGAACTACCGAGGATTCCTCGGTAGTTGCCTCCCGGCTCAATGCGCCATCCGCGTAGCCGGATCCGGCTCTGGCCACTTTCGGAAGTGTAGAGGATAATCTCGCTCATATTTCCGCCGCCTCCGGCGCGTCATGCGCGCCCGGGGGGAGCGCCTCGGCGCCGTGGTCCCGCAAAACCTTCGAAAAATATTCGCCGCTTTTCCGCGCCCGTGGTACAATACAGCCAGAGAATGTGACTGGACGGCCCTCGCCCAGCCCGCCATTCGAGACGAATTCCCCGTCACGGAATAACCCAGGAGGGCCCCGCCATGAACTCGACCCTGCAAGCGCCCGGCGCCGAACTCGCCCTGCGGAAGATCGTGGGCTACGCCCTGAAGAACCGGGCTTCCGACATCCACCTGAAGGTGGGCCGCCCGCCGGCGGTGCGCATCGACAGCGTGCTCCGGTTTGTGGAGGCGGATGCCGTTGACGAGGCGACCTTCCTGGGCTTTCTTCGCGAAATCATGGACGAGGAGCGTCTGAAGGATTACCTGGCGGAGGGGGACGCGGACTTTGCGGTGGCCTTTCCGGGGCAGGGACGTTTCCGGGCGAACGTGTACCGGCAGCGCGGCGCGATGGCCATGATCCTGCGGCATGTGCGCACGGATATTCCTGACTTCAAGTCGCTGAACCTCCCCGAAAAGGCGATGGAGAAGATCGCGCAGCTCCCGCGCGGGCTGGTGCTGGTCACGGGGACGACGAGCAGCGGCAAATCGACCACCCTGGCGGCGATTATCGGGCGCATCAACCACACGCGGCACGGCCACATCGTGACGCTGGAAGATCCGATTGAATACGTGCACCAGGACGCGCAGTGCAGCGTGAGCCAGCGCGAAGTGGGCATCGACACGAAAGACTTCCGGACCGGGTTGCGCGCGATCATGCGCGAGGACCCGAACGTGATCCTGATCGGCGAGATGCGCGATGTGGAGACGTTCTACACGTGCCTGGGCGCGGCGGAGACGGGGCACCTGGTGTTCAGCACGCTGCACACGACCAACGTCATGATGACGATCGACCGAATCCTCGACCTGTTTCCCGCGAGCCAGCACGCGCAGATCCGGTCGCAGCTCGCCCTGCAGTTGAAGGCGGTGGTTTCGCAGCGGCTGCTGCCCAACGCCAGCGGCACGGGCCGCTTGCCCGCGGTGGAGATCATGTTTGCGAACCCGGGCATCGTATCGCTGATCCGCGACGACGAGATCGGGCGCATCCCGCAGGTCATCGCGGACGGCGCCGAGGAGGGCATGCAGACCTTCAATATGCACCTCATCCAGATGGTCAAGGCCGGGACCATCACGATGGACGCCGCGGAGTTCGCCTCCGACAACGCCGACGCGCTCCGCGCGAATATCCAGGGCATCTTCGGCATGCGCGATCGCGGCGGCATCACGAAGGTGCGGCCGCACCACTACGAGACGCATCACCACTGAGGTGGGTGACGCACCCGCGCCAGCCGGAGGCAGTACCAACGTCTTCTCGTCGGACCTTACCGCGGCACGTAGCGCCGCGGAAGCGGCACGCAATGCATTACCACGGAGGACCGTGGTAACGAGGGGCCACAGCGTCATTCCCGCGAACGCGGGAATCCAGTGGAATTCGGAGGTTTGTGCGATCGCGTTGCTGGATCCCCGCGTTCGCGGGGATGACGGATCTACTCATTCCTTCCATAGTGTAGGGTGAGCTAAGCAAATCGACATCCCCGAAGGCGGGAATCCAGTGGAATTCGGAGGTTTGCGCGATCGCGTTGCTGGATCCCCGCGTTCGCGGGGATGACGGATCTACTCATTCCTTCCATAGTGTAGGGTGAGCTAAGCAAATCGACATCCCGCGAAAGCGGGAATCCAGTGGAATCCGAAGGTTTGCGCGATCGCGTTGCTGGATCCCCGCGTTCGCGGGGATGACGGATCTGCTCACTCCTTCCATAGTGCAGGGTGAGTCCAGTAAATCGGCAGCCTCACAGGCAGGAGTCGAGTGTGTCGGGAAGCAGCCAGGACTATTCCTGCGCGGCGACTTTGGTGGCCTCTTCCTCCTTCTGGCCGTGGGCCAGGACCGTGAGGTACTCGGCGAGCGCGGCGATTTCCTCGTCCGTGCCGACGAGCGGGGGCATGTAGGCGCGGTAGGGGGAATCCTCCTCGCTGCGGTGGAGCATTTCGAGGATGTTCTCGATGGCGGCGCGGTCGCGGATCTCCAGAAACTTCGCCATGCTCCGGTAACCGGTGGCGGTGTGGCACGCCAGGCACTGGCCCTGAAACATGAGCTTACCGCGCTCCAGCACATCGCCGGCCGGGGCGGTGTCGGCGGCGGGACGCACCGCCGGATCGGACGACCAGCGCGCGCGCTCTTCGGGCGTTATCCAGATGGATTTCGCCAGGTAGCCGTTCTGGTTGAAGCCCTCCACCTCCGAGCGCCGGATGCCATTGGAGTACATGTGGTCGACGACCACGTAGGGCTTCCGGATCATTTCGCGCGCCTGTTCGGTTGAGGCCGTGGCCGCGAGCGCGAGCAGCAATACGGCGATGGCGTGGCCGAAGGTGAAGTCCTTCGGGTTGCGCCACGCCAGGAAGTACACGACGACGGCGATGGTGGCGGAGGTCATCACGGTGACCAGCGCCGCGCGGGTGACCTGGGTGAAGGCGCCGGAGCCGATGGTGTTGATGCCGATCCGGAGGAGTTCCATGCGGCCGTCCGGAAGCGTGAAGAGCAGCCAGGCGAAGCACACGGGCAGCAGCAGGAAGGACGGCAGGAGCCACTTCACCGACCAGCGGATGATTTCCTCCTTGAGCGCGGGCTGCGTTTCGGCGTCGATCCGGCTGGCGGTCACCAGCGCCCACACGCCCGCAAGCGAAATGCAGATCAGCGTCCGCAGCGCCAGGCTGGGCCAGTAGGTCGGGTTGAAGAAGGCCTGCCAGAACACGGACGACTCGGCGCCCGTGCCCGCGACGCCGAGCCACGCATTGCCCGGGGTGAGCATGAAGGTCAGAATACCGTTGATGACGAACAGGCTCATCCAGGCGGTCCCCGCGTAGACCCAGCCCACGCGGAGATGGATTTTGTCGCTCACGCGGCCCCACGTGTAGTAATAAACCATTGCGGCGGTTATCTCGACGATGAAGAAGGTCCACTCGATCGCCCAGCCGAACACGAAGTTGTGGATCAGCGTGCTCGTGCCCTCGGGGTTGGCCAGGCCGATGGCGAACCAGATCCCGACGCCGCTGACCGCGCCGAATACGGCGGTGAGCACGAGGAAGAACTTCGCGTGGCGGTGTATGGCCTCCATCCAGTCGTCCCGCCCCTCGCGGAGGGCCTTGCGCTCGGCCATGGGCAGGTAGAAGCCGCCGCCGATCGCGAAGTGCGAGATCAGCACGTGGAAGATGGCGATGCCGCCGATCACCCACCCGCTGCCAATCACGGGGACATCCCATACCGGGTAATTCATGGGGAATACTCCTTTTCGGCGCGCGGCCTAATGTGAACCCGCGCCCCAGACTTCGGCGTAGCCGAGGATTGTCAGGGCAATGAGCGCAAACAACAGAATCAGCCCGAACCACGTTGCGGCGCGGGCGCGCTGTCCCGAGGCCGTGCGCGTGTCGAAGAGGGGCACGGCGGCCCAGAGGAGACCGGCCCCGCCGAAGAGCGCGAAGCCCAGGTATTCGCCGGCGACGCCGGGGAACCACTGGCCGAGCACCTTCAGCAACTGGAACTGGCTCATGAAATACCATTCGGGATGGATGCCGACCGGCGCGGCGGCGAGCGGGTCGGCGGGCGGCCCGAGGGACCAGGGGAACATGCTCGCCAGGATGGCGACCACGTTCAGCGCGATCAGCCACAAGGCAAAATCCTTCATCAGGAAGTTCGGGAAGAACGGAATGCTCTTCCGCTCGGCGGGCGGCAGGGCCTCTACGGACGGGGGCGCGGCGTTGCCATG is a window from the Candidatus Hydrogenedentota bacterium genome containing:
- a CDS encoding cytochrome ubiquinol oxidase subunit I, with amino-acid sequence MNYPVWDVPVIGSGWVIGGIAIFHVLISHFAIGGGFYLPMAERKALREGRDDWMEAIHRHAKFFLVLTAVFGAVSGVGIWFAIGLANPEGTSTLIHNFVFGWAIEWTFFIVEITAAMVYYYTWGRVSDKIHLRVGWVYAGTAWMSLFVINGILTFMLTPGNAWLGVAGTGAESSVFWQAFFNPTYWPSLALRTLICISLAGVWALVTASRIDAETQPALKEEIIRWSVKWLLPSFLLLPVCFAWLLFTLPDGRMELLRIGINTIGSGAFTQVTRAALVTVMTSATIAVVVYFLAWRNPKDFTFGHAIAVLLLALAATASTEQAREMIRKPYVVVDHMYSNGIRRSEVEGFNQNGYLAKSIWITPEERARWSSDPAVRPAADTAPAGDVLERGKLMFQGQCLACHTATGYRSMAKFLEIRDRAAIENILEMLHRSEEDSPYRAYMPPLVGTDEEIAALAEYLTVLAHGQKEEEATKVAAQE
- a CDS encoding PilT/PilU family type 4a pilus ATPase, translated to MNSTLQAPGAELALRKIVGYALKNRASDIHLKVGRPPAVRIDSVLRFVEADAVDEATFLGFLREIMDEERLKDYLAEGDADFAVAFPGQGRFRANVYRQRGAMAMILRHVRTDIPDFKSLNLPEKAMEKIAQLPRGLVLVTGTTSSGKSTTLAAIIGRINHTRHGHIVTLEDPIEYVHQDAQCSVSQREVGIDTKDFRTGLRAIMREDPNVILIGEMRDVETFYTCLGAAETGHLVFSTLHTTNVMMTIDRILDLFPASQHAQIRSQLALQLKAVVSQRLLPNASGTGRLPAVEIMFANPGIVSLIRDDEIGRIPQVIADGAEEGMQTFNMHLIQMVKAGTITMDAAEFASDNADALRANIQGIFGMRDRGGITKVRPHHYETHHH